The DNA segment GAAAACAGCAGGATGCATTCGCCGGGCTCTCCGTCTCGCCCGGCCCTGCCAGCTTCCTGGTAGTAGGCTTCCATGTTTTTCGGCATATTGTAATGGAGCACGTAGCGGACATTGGATTTATCAATGCCCATGCCAAAGGCGTTGGTGGCTGCGATAATCGGCAGGTCGTCGTAAACAAAAGCCTCCTGGTTTTGGGTGCGCTCCGCGTCGCTCATGCCGGCGTGATATTTTCCCACCGGCCAGCCTTTGCGTCGCAGCAAGTCATGGAGGTCGTCCACTTCTTTGCGGGTGGTGGCGTAGATGATGCCGGATGAATCCGGGTTGGCAGCCACATGCTCCAGGACAAATTTTTGCTTGTTGACACCCCGCAGGACGGCAAAGGAGAGGTTTTTCCGGTCAAAACCGGTGATAAAGGCAGAAGGGCGGTTTAAATTCAGGAGTTGGATTACATCCTGCCGTACATCATCCGTGGCCGTGGCGGTAAAGGCGCCGATGACCGGACGCCTGGGCAGGCAGCTGATAAACGGGGCAATGGCCCGGTAGCTGGGACGAAAATCGTGTCCCCACTGGGAAACGCAGTGCGCCTCATCGATGGCTAAGAGAGAAATCGGCAGGGAAGCGGCAGAGCGGCGGAATAATTCGGACTCCAGTCTTTCCGGCGCCACATATAAGAGCTTGAAATCTCCGTACAGGGCTCTGGCGATACGGTCGTTGGTTTCTCCGGCAGTGAGGGAACTGTTGATAAAAGTCGCCGGGATGCCGATGCTGTGCAAGGCGTCTACCTGGTCTTTCATCAGGGAAATCAAGGGTGAGATGACCAGGGTCAAGCCGGGAAACAGCATGGCCGGAACCTGGTAGCAAAGGGATTTTCCCGCGCCGGTTGGCATGATCGCCAGTGTATCCCTGCCGCTGAGCAAATTGGTAATAATCTTGGCCTGTCCATCTCGGAAGGAAGGATAGCCGTAGTATTTTTGCAGGATTTGTTGGGCTTGGTCTAACATTTTCTATCCCCCGGTTTTGTCGATATATGCAGATAGGTACTATATACCATGCCCTAAGCCGGATATCCTGCGAGGATAGACGATTATTATAGCGGGGTAAAGGATTTTTTGGCAGCAGCAGCGAATTGAATTGGCAAATACTGTTGAACTGTTGACGGATTTTCATTTGGGAGGGAACTCAATGAAAAAGATCGCTGTGCTGACAAGCGGCGGAGATGCACCTGGAATGAATGCGGCTATTCGGGCTGTGGTGAGAAGGGGGATATTCAAACAGCTGGAATTGACAGGAATTAAACACGGCTATGAGGGTTTAATGGCAGGCGATTTCATTCCCCTGGAGCTGGGAAGCGTAGGGGACATCATTCAACGTGGGGGAACCATTCTGCAAACAGCCCGGAGCGAGGCTTTTAAGACCGAGGAGGGGCAGCGGCAAGCCCTTGGCCGCCTGCGGGAAAACGGCATAGAAGGACTGGTTGTCATCGGCGGCGACGGTTCATTTCGCGGCGCCCAGAAGTTAGTCCAGTTGGGATTTCCTACGGTTGGCATACCGGGGACCATTGACAATGACATTGCCTGTACTGATTTTACCCTGGGATTTGACACGGCGGTGAATACGGTGATTGACGCCATTGATAAAATCAGGGACACAGCTACCTCTCATGAGCGGACCTATGTCATTGAGGTCATGGGCCGACATGCGGGAGATATTGCCCTGTGGTCAGGGGTGGCCGGCGGCGCTGAGTCAGTGTTGATTCCGGAGAAGGAAGCCAATATAGATGATATTACCGCCCGGCTGCTGCAAGGCCATAAACGCGGCAAAAAACACAGCATTATTGTGGTAGCGGAAGGAGTAGCCAATGGGCAGACAATCGGCGAATTGATCCGTGAGAAAACCGGCTTTGAAACCAGGGTTACAGTCCTGGGACATATTCAGCGGGGCGGTTCCCCCTCAGCATTTGACCGGATGCTGGGCAGCCGAATGGGGGCTAAGGCAGTGGACCTGCTGGTGGAAGGAGGGGCCGGCGTCATGGTGGGCATGCAAAACAATCAAATGGTGGCGGTGCCTTTTGACCAGGCATTAAGTCAGCCTCACAGCCTGCCGTTGGCCTTATATGAGTTAGGGATCAGCCTGTCAATTTAGTTTTACAAAAAAGTGTTACCTAAGTGTATAGAATGCGTTACCTGTTAACCATATAGGTTACATGACTGATACAAGGGTTATAGTCCGCCTCATTAATCGAGGCGGACTTTTTACATATACCACTTTTGGCACATTCCTTGCAATACATGTTTTTAGAAAATTCTTGCAAGGAGTTTTACTATCCGGAAAGCGAGGCGAGAGGAAAATGCAAAAGAAAGTCTTGAACATCAACGGATTAACCAGGACTTTGATCGTGGACCCTGAAGCCACTCTGGCCAGTGTGCTGCGGGAACAGCTGCTCCTGACCGGCTGCAAAGTAGGCTGCGGCCAAGGCCAGTGCGGCTCCTGCTCTATTATCGTGGATGGCGTGGTTATCCGTTCCTGCGTCTTCAAAATGAAACGGATTGCTGACGAGGCAAAGATTACTACCATTGAAGGGCTGGGTACGCCGGAAAATCTGCATCCGCTGCAAGTGGCCTGGATGGCTTACGGCTGTGCTCAGTGCGGTTTTTGCAGTCCCGGTTTTATTCTGTCGGCCAAAGTGCTTTTGGATAAAAATCATGACCCCAGCCGGGAAGACGTGCGTGAATGGTTCCAGAAGAACCGCAACGCCTGCCGCTGCACCGGCTACAAGCCGCTGGTAGACGCAGTGATGGCGGCGGCCAGGGTGCTGCGCGGCGAAATGCGCAAGGAGGAACTGCTGTATCAGCCGGTAGGCAATAAAATCCAGGGGACTACCTATCATCGCCCCTCCGCCCTGCGCAAGGTGACGGGAACCTGGGATTACGGCGCCGACGTGGCCCTGCAGATGCCGGCCGGCACACTGCGCCTGGCGCTGGTGCAGGCCGAAGTATCCCATGCCAACATTAAGGGCATCGATACGTCGGAAGCCGAGAAAATGACCGGCGTGTACAAAGTGGTCACCCATAAGGATGTAAAAGGCAAAAACCGCATTTTCGGCTGTACCTTCCCCAGCAATAAGGGCGATGGCTGGGACCGGCCCATCCTGTGCGACGAAAAGGTATTCCAGTACGGGGATGCCATCGCCATCGTCTGCGCCGACACGGAAGCCCATGCCAGGGAAGCGGCGCAAAAAGTCAGGGTGGACCTGGAGGTGCTGCCGGCTTACATGAGCGCCCCGGCCGCCATGGCTCCCGACGCCATGGAAATCCATCCCGGCACACCCAATGTCTATTATGAGCAGGGCGTCATCAAAGGCGGCGAAACCAAGCCGATTATGGACCGGGACGATGTAGTCACAGTGGAAACCAATACCTACTGCAGCCGCCAGCCCCATCTGACCATTGAGCCGGACTGCGGCAACGCCTATATCGACGGGAACGGCATCCTGCGGATCCACTCCAAGAGCATCGGCATCCACCTGCATCATGCTATGATTGTCGAGGGGATTGGCATTGCCCCGGAAAAGTGCCAGCTCGTGCAAAACCCTGCCGGCGGCACCTTTGGCTACAAATTCAGCCCCACCATGGAAGCTTTGCTGGGAGTAGCCTGTCTGGCCACCGGCAGGCCGGTCTCCTTAAATTATTCCATGTACCAGCACATCACTTATACCGGCAAGCGTTCCCCCGGCTTTGTCAAATGCAAGCTGGCCGCCGATAAAGACGGCAAACTGCTGGCCATGGAAGCCGACTGGACAATTGACCACGGGCCGTATTCCGAGTTCGGCGATTTGCTGACGGTGCGTCAGGCTCAATTTATCGGCGCCGGCTACGACATTCCCAACATTCGCAGCAAGGGCCGCACGGTTTGCACCAATCACGCCTGGGGTTCGGCTTTCCGCGCCTATGGTTCGCCGCAAGCCTTCCTGGCTTCCGAAATCGCCATGGACGAATTGGCGGAAAAACTGGGCGTGGATCCGCTGGAGCTCCGGTTCAAAAATATCTACCGCCCGGGCTCTACTAACCCTTCAGGCCAGGAGCCGGAGGTATTCTGCTTTGAAGAAATGTTCAACAAGCTTCGCCCCCTGTGGCAGGAAGCCAAACAGCGCTGCCGGGAACTGTCCGCCCCGGAGAAAAAGCGCGGCGTCGGTTTGGCGCTGGGCATCTATGGCTGCGGCCTGGACGGGACTGACGGGTCCGAAGCCTGGGCCGAGCTGACCAAGGACGGCGTAACCGTCGGCAACTCCTGGCAGGATCATGGCCAGGGCGCGGACATCGGCACCCTGACTCACGCCCATGAAGTCCTCCGCCCTCTGGGCATCAAGCCGGAGCAGATCAAACTGGTCATGAACGACATGGCCCTCACGCCCAACAGCGGCCCCTCCGGCGGCAGCCGCAGCAATGTCATGACCGGCAATTCCACCCGGGTGGTTTGCGCCATGCTCTTAAAGGCGATGAAAAAGCCGGATGGCACTTACCGCACTTACGACGAAATGGTGGCTGAAAAGATCCCGCTGCGTTATGACGGCCGCTGGGATTACTCGGGTACTGCCTGCGACCCGGTGACAGGCCAGGGCACCCCGTTCGGGGTTTACATGTACGAAGTGTTCATGCCGGAAGTGGAAGTGGACATGAAAACCGGCAAGACCAAAGTCGTCAAATTTACCACTGTCGCCGACATTGGCACCATTACCAACAAATCGGTTTGCGACGGCCAAATTTACGGCGGTTTGGCCCAGGGCATCGGCCTGGCCCTGACCGAAGACTTCGAGGATCTCAAAAAGCACACCAGCCTGCTGGCCTGCGGCCTGCCGTACATCCAGGACATCCCCGATGACATGGACATCATCTACAACATTTCGCCCCGCCCCCTGGGACCCGGCGGCGCCGCCGGCGCCGGCGAAGGGCCTTTGACCGCGCCCCATCCGGCCATCCTCAATGCCATCTATAATGCCTGCGGCGTACGCCTGTACGCGGTGCCGGCGCTGCCGGAAAAAATCAAAGCCGGACTGGAAAAATTAAGCAAGAAATAGTAAATGAAATCGCCGGCTAACACCGGACGGTAATGAATAAGCCTAAAACGGACTGAACGGAGTATTTTCTCTTCCAGTTCGTTTTAGGTGTCCCTGTTGAAGAGGGGAGCACAGAAGTATGGATCATAAGCTATTGCGTGAGCGGGAGGCGAAGTGCATTCAGGAATGCCCTCCCGCCTGCACAGCCGGCTGCCCGGTCCGTGTGGACGCAAGGGGGCTGGTTGCCGCGGTGAAAGCAGGCGACTATGCGAGGGGATTCAGCCTGCTTCAGGCCGCAGTCCCCTTTCCCAGGATTATCAGCCGGATTTGCGATCAGCCCTGCCAGGCAGTCTGCAAACGGCAGGAAATCGATACTGCCATTTCGATTAACGCCTTGGAACGGGTTTGCGCCGACCGGCATGAATTCGGCATCCCCTCCATTGTCCCTTTGCCGCCTAAGCCGCAGAAAGCGGCAGTGGTGGGGGCCGGGCTGAGCGGGTTGACGGCAGCCCTGGAGCTTAGCCGCAAGGGCTATAAGGTGGCTGTTTTTGAGGCAGGTGACCGGCTGGGGGGCCGTATCCGGGACCTTTCTGAAGATAAGATGCCCCGGCAGTGGGTCGAAAGAGATTTTGCCGTTTTTACCCAGATGCCGGTAGAAATACAATATAGTACGTCTGTGGGCGCTCACGGCGACCCGGCTATAACCTTGGCCGGCCTCTGCGACAGATTCGATGCCGTTTATCTTGGTATAGGCAAGCCAGGAATGGATTGGCCGGCGGTGGGCCTTGACACCGACACAGCGGGCAATCTGGCGGTTGATCCTGTGACCCTGGCCACAAGTCATCCCCAAATCTTCGCCGGTGGCAGCCTGAGGCAGGCCGGGCAGAGCCCTTCACCTATCGGCTCGATTGCCGACGGCAAAATAGCCGCCGTTTCCATTGACCGGCTGCTGCAGGGCGCCTCCCTCACGGCCAGTCGGGACAAAGAAGGCTCTTTTGCTGCCAGCCTGTATGTCAACATTGCCGGGGTAAAGCCAGCCCGCAGGGTGGCCCCCTCTGACCCGGCGGCCGGCTATACCGGTGAAGAGGCGGCGCAGGAGGCAGGCCGCTGTCTGGCCTGCGAGTGCCGCGAATGCGTGAAAGCCTGTGAGTATCTGGCCCATTACGGTTCCTATCCTAAACGGTATGTGCGGGAAGTATTTAATAACCTGGCCCTGGTCAAGGGCATCCACACCGCCAACCGGCTGATTAATTCCTGCAGTTTATGCGGCCTTTGCGGCGAGCTCTGCCCCAACCGGCTGGACATGGGGGAAGTCTGCCGGGAAGCGCGGCAAATGATGGTCCAAAAGGGGAAAATGCCGCCGTCGGTGCATGACTTCGCCTTGCGGGACATGGAATTCAGCAGCGGCGACAGCTTTGTCCTGAACCGGCATCAGCCGGGCCGGACTGCCAGCAGCATGGCCTTTTTTCCCGGTTGCCAGCTGGCGGCCTCGTCGCCCCAATCGGTCAGAAAGCTGTATGAGTTTTTATGCGCCAAAGCAGAGGGCGGCGTCGGCCTTATGCTGGGCTGCTGCGGTGCGCCGGCGGACTGGGCCGGGCAGGAGGAAAAAGCGAAGGAGATTCTGCAAGCTATAGAAGGCAATTGGCGCAATCTGGGCAGCCCCCGGGTGATTACCGCCTGCCCCGCCTGTTTTAGCATATTTAAGCGCTATTTGCCGGCTGTGCCGGCAGAGACGGTGTGGACGCTGCTGGACCGTACCGGCTTGCCGGAAGGCGCCGGAGCGGCGGTTAGGCCGCAGACGCTGGCGGTTCACGACAGCTGCACCACCCGGCATGAAACAGAACTTCAGGACAGTGTGCGCCGCATTGCGGCCAAACTGGGCCATCAGATAGAAGAACTGCCCCGCAGCCGGGAACGGACCATATGCTGCGGTTATGGCGGCCTGATGCTTTTTGCCAACCGGGAAGTCGCAGGCAAAGAGATTCAGCGGCGCATCGGGGAATGCGAAACGGATTATCTTGCTTATTGCGCCATGTGCCGGGACTATTTCGCCGGGCAGGGAAAACGGGTCTATCATTTGCTGGACCTGCTGTTTGGCTCCGGCGATGCCCGGCTGGCGGAGCAGGCAGGCCCCGGCTATTCGCAGCGTCAGGAAAACCGGGCCAGGCTTAAAATTGCGCTGTTGCGGGAAATGTGGGGTGAAACCGTGGCCGAACGGCTGCCGGCGGTAAAAGTGAGTATCCCGGACCCAGTCAAAAGCATACTGGAAGACAGGCGAATCCTGGTCAGCGATGTGGAAAGCGTCATCGCTCAGGCCGAAAAGAACGGCAGCAGGCTGAAAAGCGCGGCCAGCGGCCATTATCTGGCCTATTTCCGGCCGGCGGCCGTGACCTACTGGGTGGAATATTCCCCTCAG comes from the Acetonema longum DSM 6540 genome and includes:
- a CDS encoding pyridine nucleotide-disulfide oxidoreductase/dicluster-binding protein, whose product is MDHKLLREREAKCIQECPPACTAGCPVRVDARGLVAAVKAGDYARGFSLLQAAVPFPRIISRICDQPCQAVCKRQEIDTAISINALERVCADRHEFGIPSIVPLPPKPQKAAVVGAGLSGLTAALELSRKGYKVAVFEAGDRLGGRIRDLSEDKMPRQWVERDFAVFTQMPVEIQYSTSVGAHGDPAITLAGLCDRFDAVYLGIGKPGMDWPAVGLDTDTAGNLAVDPVTLATSHPQIFAGGSLRQAGQSPSPIGSIADGKIAAVSIDRLLQGASLTASRDKEGSFAASLYVNIAGVKPARRVAPSDPAAGYTGEEAAQEAGRCLACECRECVKACEYLAHYGSYPKRYVREVFNNLALVKGIHTANRLINSCSLCGLCGELCPNRLDMGEVCREARQMMVQKGKMPPSVHDFALRDMEFSSGDSFVLNRHQPGRTASSMAFFPGCQLAASSPQSVRKLYEFLCAKAEGGVGLMLGCCGAPADWAGQEEKAKEILQAIEGNWRNLGSPRVITACPACFSIFKRYLPAVPAETVWTLLDRTGLPEGAGAAVRPQTLAVHDSCTTRHETELQDSVRRIAAKLGHQIEELPRSRERTICCGYGGLMLFANREVAGKEIQRRIGECETDYLAYCAMCRDYFAGQGKRVYHLLDLLFGSGDARLAEQAGPGYSQRQENRARLKIALLREMWGETVAERLPAVKVSIPDPVKSILEDRRILVSDVESVIAQAEKNGSRLKSAASGHYLAYFRPAAVTYWVEYSPQGDGFVLHNAYSHRLEIMDTDDEGE
- a CDS encoding molybdopterin-dependent aldehyde oxidoreductase — translated: MQKKVLNINGLTRTLIVDPEATLASVLREQLLLTGCKVGCGQGQCGSCSIIVDGVVIRSCVFKMKRIADEAKITTIEGLGTPENLHPLQVAWMAYGCAQCGFCSPGFILSAKVLLDKNHDPSREDVREWFQKNRNACRCTGYKPLVDAVMAAARVLRGEMRKEELLYQPVGNKIQGTTYHRPSALRKVTGTWDYGADVALQMPAGTLRLALVQAEVSHANIKGIDTSEAEKMTGVYKVVTHKDVKGKNRIFGCTFPSNKGDGWDRPILCDEKVFQYGDAIAIVCADTEAHAREAAQKVRVDLEVLPAYMSAPAAMAPDAMEIHPGTPNVYYEQGVIKGGETKPIMDRDDVVTVETNTYCSRQPHLTIEPDCGNAYIDGNGILRIHSKSIGIHLHHAMIVEGIGIAPEKCQLVQNPAGGTFGYKFSPTMEALLGVACLATGRPVSLNYSMYQHITYTGKRSPGFVKCKLAADKDGKLLAMEADWTIDHGPYSEFGDLLTVRQAQFIGAGYDIPNIRSKGRTVCTNHAWGSAFRAYGSPQAFLASEIAMDELAEKLGVDPLELRFKNIYRPGSTNPSGQEPEVFCFEEMFNKLRPLWQEAKQRCRELSAPEKKRGVGLALGIYGCGLDGTDGSEAWAELTKDGVTVGNSWQDHGQGADIGTLTHAHEVLRPLGIKPEQIKLVMNDMALTPNSGPSGGSRSNVMTGNSTRVVCAMLLKAMKKPDGTYRTYDEMVAEKIPLRYDGRWDYSGTACDPVTGQGTPFGVYMYEVFMPEVEVDMKTGKTKVVKFTTVADIGTITNKSVCDGQIYGGLAQGIGLALTEDFEDLKKHTSLLACGLPYIQDIPDDMDIIYNISPRPLGPGGAAGAGEGPLTAPHPAILNAIYNACGVRLYAVPALPEKIKAGLEKLSKK
- the pfkA gene encoding 6-phosphofructokinase, which produces MKKIAVLTSGGDAPGMNAAIRAVVRRGIFKQLELTGIKHGYEGLMAGDFIPLELGSVGDIIQRGGTILQTARSEAFKTEEGQRQALGRLRENGIEGLVVIGGDGSFRGAQKLVQLGFPTVGIPGTIDNDIACTDFTLGFDTAVNTVIDAIDKIRDTATSHERTYVIEVMGRHAGDIALWSGVAGGAESVLIPEKEANIDDITARLLQGHKRGKKHSIIVVAEGVANGQTIGELIREKTGFETRVTVLGHIQRGGSPSAFDRMLGSRMGAKAVDLLVEGGAGVMVGMQNNQMVAVPFDQALSQPHSLPLALYELGISLSI